The bacterium sequence TACCAGCCAGAAGCTTGTAAAAGTTAGGACGCCCCACAGAACGAAACCGGCCGGGAACATGCCAGCATCGCCGAAGGCTCCGATTATCGTGGGAAGGACCCCCGCACCGATGATGAACGCCGGTGGCACTAAGAGGGACACCCCCAGGTTCCGTGCCCGGGGATCTACGATGTCCGACATGATGGTCCAGATGGGGGGGAAGAAAGCTGTGCTGAGCATGGGCTGGACAAAAAGCGCCATTTTGAAGAGGAGCTCGGAACTCACTCCCAGGGTCGCTGTGGCCACCCCGTTAAAGAATACGATCACAGCCAGTACCCTGCCGGCCCCGAATTGGTCCGTCACCCAGCCCACCAGGAACGGCGAAAAGATCGCGGCTATCCGGGACACGGAAAGAAGTGTATTGGCTGTCGTCTGGTCCAGCCCCCTGCCTGCCTGCAGATAGAGGGGAAGCATAGCGTATACACCCACGTTAGCGCCGGCGGCCAGCATGAAGATGAAGAGCAGGAACCAGTATTGCCTTTCCGACAGTATACGCCCGATGTTTTTTAAGGTGGGCGCTTCACCGTAGATCTTCCCGGTGATGGGGCGGGCAAGGTAGATAAACCCCAGGATGAAAATGCCCGCAGCCACCGGGAGAAGTACCATCTTCCACGGATAGTGACGAAGCATGATGTTGGCCAGAATGGGACCGAGGATGAAACACAGGCTCGGGGAGACCTCATGGAAGGAATAGGCCTTGCCGTAATCACGCTGAGCCAGCCCGTGCGTAAGGGTGGGAATGGCCGAAGGAAGGTAGATGCCGGTGGTAAAGCCCAGCAGTACGAGGGAAACACACAGGTAGAGCAGGGAGACCGACATGGAGGCCCCGGCTAGTACAACCCCGCAAGAGATGCATGAGTACCCAATGGTAGCCGGGTGGGAGATCTTCTGTGAGATGAATCCCGAGATCAGGAGACCAATCATGTAACCGATGGTTATGATTAAAAACAGGGATC is a genomic window containing:
- a CDS encoding MFS transporter, with protein sequence MTGEHAALGTDGEKVVPFRNRLAPLLFMTVIFLFNFLARFIWGPLLVPIEKDLGLSHTGAGSLFLIITIGYMIGLLISGFISQKISHPATIGYSCISCGVVLAGASMSVSLLYLCVSLVLLGFTTGIYLPSAIPTLTHGLAQRDYGKAYSFHEVSPSLCFILGPILANIMLRHYPWKMVLLPVAAGIFILGFIYLARPITGKIYGEAPTLKNIGRILSERQYWFLLFIFMLAAGANVGVYAMLPLYLQAGRGLDQTTANTLLSVSRIAAIFSPFLVGWVTDQFGAGRVLAVIVFFNGVATATLGVSSELLFKMALFVQPMLSTAFFPPIWTIMSDIVDPRARNLGVSLLVPPAFIIGAGVLPTIIGAFGDAGMFPAGFVLWGVLTFTSFWLVRFTLRTETN